From Mus musculus strain C57BL/6J chromosome 17, GRCm38.p6 C57BL/6J, the proteins below share one genomic window:
- the T2 gene encoding brachyury 2 isoform X1, which translates to MAQILRDHFKTPKKHRGCHTQVEDKEKAAQQTLPEQSQPEAWSASPPKASTRFPSRSNAYLIIGLQNELTKCGILKNMSDDEDFWKLVQEEALGVGTKEKLQKIKLKLMNPRPWPPAASRRRETEMLVSSDQDSGARQGTQQDHPGREQEVVEDGPEKERIKQGPHQPGLDPPKHRGDTASLLARLTEWRKRCQQHGAAQRLHRGPEESKTMCKTRTDSQSKMYLSRLYRMYSTSLANMEFSRKLLERDGRFADMDAEHRARSLLDYMVPRERTQADVPPRERTQADVPPRELEEEDSPTPEQQPQAGPALRFLKCQSPESPQRRPHLKTGRHQVTLCGTSKLSEHERGTLAPARRTTDPRPTAPLTLAHVIQTHPVVEAKTASRYWVNNVDEE; encoded by the exons TCGCAGCCCGAAGCTTGGTCAGCATCCCCGCCCAAGGCTTCAACCAGGTTCCCTTCCAGGTCCAACGCCTACCTG attataggGTTGCAAAACGAGCTGACCAAATGTGGGATCTTGAAGAACATGAGCGACGACGAGGATTTCTGGAAACTGGTTCAGGAGGAAGCTCTTGGAGTGGGAACTAAAGAAAAGCTCCAGAAGATAAAACTTAAGT TGATGAATCCCAGGCCCTGGCCACCAGCTGCTTCCAGGAGAAGGGAGACCGAGATGCTGGTCAGCAGTGATCAAGACAGTGGGGCACGCCAGGGAACACAG CAGGACCATCCAGGGAGAGAACAGGAAGTTGTGGAGGATGGCCCGGAGAAGGAGAGGATAAAACAGGGCCCGCACCAACCTGGCTTGGATCCACCCAAGCATCGAGGGGACACAGCG AGTCTTCTCGCTCGGCTCACGGAATGGAGAAAAAGATGCCAACAGCATGGAGCTGCCCAGAGGCTGCATCGAGGACCTGAGGAG AGCAAGACTATGTGTAAGACAAGGACGGATTCCCAAAGCAAGATGTATCTTAGCCGGTTGTATCGGATGTATTCCACCTCCCTTGCTAACATGGAATTCTCCAGAAA ACTGCTGGAAAGAGATGGCCGCTTTGCAGACATGGATGCTGAGCACAGGGCCCGAAGCCTG CTGGATTACATGGTCCCAAGAGAACGTACACAGGCAGATGTTCCACCAAGAGAACGTACACAGGCAGATGTTCCACCAAGGGAACTAGAGGAGGAGGACTCCCCAACCCCTGAGCAGCAGCCTCAAGCAGGACCTGCCCTCCGATTTCTGAAGTGCCAGAGCCCAGAAAGTCCACAGAGACGTCCCCACCTGAAGACAGGAAGACACCAAGTGACCCTGTGTGGCAC GAGCAAGCTCTCCGAACACGAGAGGGGCACACTTGCTCCTGCCAGGAGGACCACAGATCCCAGACCTACAGCACCCCTGACCCTTGCACACGTGATCCAGACCCATCCTGTGGTG GAGGCCAAGACAGCAAGTCGATACTGGGTGAACAATGTGGATGaagaataa
- the T2 gene encoding brachyury 2 isoform X2: MAQILRDHFKTPKKHRGCHTQVEDKEKAAQQTLPEQSQPEAWSASPPKASTRFPSRSNAYLIIGLQNELTKCGILKNMSDDEDFWKLVQEEALGVGTKEKLQKIKLKLMNPRPWPPAASRRRETEMLVSSDQDSGARQGTQSLLARLTEWRKRCQQHGAAQRLHRGPEESKTMCKTRTDSQSKMYLSRLYRMYSTSLANMEFSRKLLERDGRFADMDAEHRARSLLDYMVPRERTQADVPPRERTQADVPPRELEEEDSPTPEQQPQAGPALRFLKCQSPESPQRRPHLKTGRHQVTLCGTSKLSEHERGTLAPARRTTDPRPTAPLTLAHVIQTHPVVEAKTASRYWVNNVDEE, translated from the exons TCGCAGCCCGAAGCTTGGTCAGCATCCCCGCCCAAGGCTTCAACCAGGTTCCCTTCCAGGTCCAACGCCTACCTG attataggGTTGCAAAACGAGCTGACCAAATGTGGGATCTTGAAGAACATGAGCGACGACGAGGATTTCTGGAAACTGGTTCAGGAGGAAGCTCTTGGAGTGGGAACTAAAGAAAAGCTCCAGAAGATAAAACTTAAGT TGATGAATCCCAGGCCCTGGCCACCAGCTGCTTCCAGGAGAAGGGAGACCGAGATGCTGGTCAGCAGTGATCAAGACAGTGGGGCACGCCAGGGAACACAG AGTCTTCTCGCTCGGCTCACGGAATGGAGAAAAAGATGCCAACAGCATGGAGCTGCCCAGAGGCTGCATCGAGGACCTGAGGAG AGCAAGACTATGTGTAAGACAAGGACGGATTCCCAAAGCAAGATGTATCTTAGCCGGTTGTATCGGATGTATTCCACCTCCCTTGCTAACATGGAATTCTCCAGAAA ACTGCTGGAAAGAGATGGCCGCTTTGCAGACATGGATGCTGAGCACAGGGCCCGAAGCCTG CTGGATTACATGGTCCCAAGAGAACGTACACAGGCAGATGTTCCACCAAGAGAACGTACACAGGCAGATGTTCCACCAAGGGAACTAGAGGAGGAGGACTCCCCAACCCCTGAGCAGCAGCCTCAAGCAGGACCTGCCCTCCGATTTCTGAAGTGCCAGAGCCCAGAAAGTCCACAGAGACGTCCCCACCTGAAGACAGGAAGACACCAAGTGACCCTGTGTGGCAC GAGCAAGCTCTCCGAACACGAGAGGGGCACACTTGCTCCTGCCAGGAGGACCACAGATCCCAGACCTACAGCACCCCTGACCCTTGCACACGTGATCCAGACCCATCCTGTGGTG GAGGCCAAGACAGCAAGTCGATACTGGGTGAACAATGTGGATGaagaataa
- the T2 gene encoding brachyury 2, with product MAQILRDHFKTPKKHRGCHTQVEDKEKAAQQTLPEQSQPEAWSASPPKASTRFPSRSNAYLIIGLQNELTKCGILKNMSDDEDFWKLVQEEALGVGTKEKLQKIKLKLMNPRPWPPAASRRRETEMLVSSDQDSGARQGTQDHPGREQEVVEDGPEKERIKQGPHQPGLDPPKHRGDTASLLARLTEWRKRCQQHGAAQRLHRGPEESKTMCKTRTDSQSKMYLSRLYRMYSTSLANMEFSRKLLERDGRFADMDAEHRARSLLDYMVPRERTQADVPPRERTQADVPPRELEEEDSPTPEQQPQAGPALRFLKCQSPESPQRRPHLKTGRHQVTLCGTSKLSEHERGTLAPARRTTDPRPTAPLTLAHVIQTHPVVEAKTASRYWVNNVDEE from the exons TCGCAGCCCGAAGCTTGGTCAGCATCCCCGCCCAAGGCTTCAACCAGGTTCCCTTCCAGGTCCAACGCCTACCTG attataggGTTGCAAAACGAGCTGACCAAATGTGGGATCTTGAAGAACATGAGCGACGACGAGGATTTCTGGAAACTGGTTCAGGAGGAAGCTCTTGGAGTGGGAACTAAAGAAAAGCTCCAGAAGATAAAACTTAAGT TGATGAATCCCAGGCCCTGGCCACCAGCTGCTTCCAGGAGAAGGGAGACCGAGATGCTGGTCAGCAGTGATCAAGACAGTGGGGCACGCCAGGGAACACAG GACCATCCAGGGAGAGAACAGGAAGTTGTGGAGGATGGCCCGGAGAAGGAGAGGATAAAACAGGGCCCGCACCAACCTGGCTTGGATCCACCCAAGCATCGAGGGGACACAGCG AGTCTTCTCGCTCGGCTCACGGAATGGAGAAAAAGATGCCAACAGCATGGAGCTGCCCAGAGGCTGCATCGAGGACCTGAGGAG AGCAAGACTATGTGTAAGACAAGGACGGATTCCCAAAGCAAGATGTATCTTAGCCGGTTGTATCGGATGTATTCCACCTCCCTTGCTAACATGGAATTCTCCAGAAA ACTGCTGGAAAGAGATGGCCGCTTTGCAGACATGGATGCTGAGCACAGGGCCCGAAGCCTG CTGGATTACATGGTCCCAAGAGAACGTACACAGGCAGATGTTCCACCAAGAGAACGTACACAGGCAGATGTTCCACCAAGGGAACTAGAGGAGGAGGACTCCCCAACCCCTGAGCAGCAGCCTCAAGCAGGACCTGCCCTCCGATTTCTGAAGTGCCAGAGCCCAGAAAGTCCACAGAGACGTCCCCACCTGAAGACAGGAAGACACCAAGTGACCCTGTGTGGCAC GAGCAAGCTCTCCGAACACGAGAGGGGCACACTTGCTCCTGCCAGGAGGACCACAGATCCCAGACCTACAGCACCCCTGACCCTTGCACACGTGATCCAGACCCATCCTGTGGTG GAGGCCAAGACAGCAAGTCGATACTGGGTGAACAATGTGGATGaagaataa